Proteins encoded together in one Campylobacter peloridis LMG 23910 window:
- a CDS encoding M3 family oligoendopeptidase, with protein sequence MHNWNLNILFKDEQELNLFLQKTQEEACEFKKQYENNLHSLSSEQFLQALKNYEELILKLSHILTYVYLNFAQDTTKGAFYAKYENLSKKIEENLLFFELEFCELKEEKNKSFIAFCKDYEFYLHNLIKHKKHNLSKKEERVMLILSSTGSNAFARLFDETFSALKFNLDGQKLSEEEILSKLYDKDRIIRKKASKCFSKTLKKQNKLLVYIFNMIKSELANICELRAYESPETPRHIRNQISKKSVDALINASENSFDIVSKFYNAKKKILGYKKLKDYDRYAPIGKEMQIEFSQAKNIVLKAFENFSKDFYTITKEAFENNWIDVYPKEFKQSGAFSHSSTPLSHPFILLNYTNQRRDLFTLAHELGHTIHQKLSYKVGFLNQDTPLTTAETASVFAEMLIFDYIKENLNKEELLSLYAAKIEDIFATLYRQINFTTFERRFHAKKEELSAQELSEIWLEESRKMFQDSVILSKNYALWYSYIPHFIHSPFYCYAYAYAQLLVLALYGLYKSGKCSNFTQIYIEFLSSGGSKSPKELVAMFGFDIESDEFWNIGLKQVRILVDEFLRLSND encoded by the coding sequence ATGCATAATTGGAATTTAAATATTTTATTTAAAGATGAGCAAGAATTAAATCTTTTTTTACAAAAAACCCAAGAAGAAGCTTGTGAATTTAAAAAACAATATGAAAATAATCTTCATAGTTTAAGCAGCGAGCAATTTTTACAAGCTTTAAAAAACTATGAAGAATTAATCTTAAAACTTTCTCACATACTAACTTATGTGTATTTAAATTTTGCTCAAGATACAACCAAAGGTGCTTTTTATGCAAAATACGAAAATTTAAGTAAAAAAATAGAAGAAAATCTTTTATTTTTTGAACTTGAATTTTGTGAACTAAAAGAAGAAAAAAACAAAAGTTTTATCGCTTTTTGCAAGGATTATGAGTTTTATTTACATAACCTTATCAAACACAAAAAACACAATCTTTCTAAAAAAGAAGAACGGGTTATGCTTATTTTATCAAGCACAGGCTCAAATGCATTTGCAAGATTATTTGATGAAACCTTTAGCGCTTTAAAATTTAATCTTGATGGGCAAAAATTAAGCGAAGAAGAAATTCTAAGCAAACTTTATGATAAAGATAGAATTATTAGAAAAAAAGCTTCAAAATGTTTTAGTAAAACCTTAAAAAAACAAAACAAACTCTTAGTTTATATTTTTAATATGATTAAAAGTGAACTTGCTAACATTTGCGAGTTAAGAGCCTATGAAAGCCCAGAAACCCCAAGGCATATAAGAAATCAAATTTCTAAAAAAAGTGTTGATGCGCTTATTAATGCTAGTGAAAATAGCTTTGATATTGTTTCTAAATTTTACAATGCAAAGAAAAAAATTCTAGGATATAAAAAGTTAAAAGATTATGATCGCTATGCACCTATTGGAAAGGAAATGCAAATTGAATTTAGCCAAGCAAAAAATATAGTTTTAAAGGCTTTTGAAAATTTTTCTAAAGATTTTTATACCATAACAAAAGAAGCTTTTGAAAACAACTGGATTGATGTTTATCCTAAAGAATTTAAACAAAGCGGGGCTTTTTCTCACTCAAGCACACCACTAAGCCATCCTTTCATACTTTTAAACTATACCAACCAAAGGCGTGATCTTTTTACTCTAGCTCATGAGTTAGGACACACTATACATCAAAAACTTTCTTACAAAGTAGGTTTTTTAAACCAAGATACACCTCTAACTACAGCAGAAACTGCTTCAGTGTTTGCTGAGATGTTGATTTTTGATTATATTAAAGAAAATTTAAACAAAGAAGAACTTTTGTCTTTATATGCAGCAAAAATTGAAGATATTTTTGCCACTCTTTATAGACAAATTAATTTTACTACTTTTGAGCGTAGATTTCATGCTAAAAAAGAAGAGCTTAGCGCTCAAGAACTAAGTGAAATTTGGCTTGAAGAATCAAGAAAAATGTTTCAAGATAGCGTAATTTTAAGTAAAAATTATGCTTTATGGTATTCTTATATACCACATTTTATACATTCTCCATTTTATTGCTATGCTTATGCTTATGCACAACTTTTAGTTTTAGCACTTTATGGCTTATATAAAAGTGGTAAATGCTCTAATTTTACTCAAATTTATATTGAATTTTTAAGTAGTGGTGGAAGTAAAAGCCCAAAAGAACTTGTAGCTATGTTTGGATTTGACATAGAAAGTGATGAATTTTGGAATATAGGTTTAAAACAAGTTAGAATACTAGTAGATGAATTTTTAAGGCTAAGCAATGATTGA
- a CDS encoding UvrD/REP family helicase yields the protein MNLLQGLNDSQKEAIMHIDGAMLILAGAGSGKTKTITTRLAYLIDHVGIPAQNTLTLTFTNKAASVMKTRALALLKDQNLHNPLLCTFHKFGLLFLRLYSERIKRANNFVIIDTDDKKKILKDLAGENIKNSLASIGAYISNFKNQSKNAEEIRKELEFLKDEKSKNYEEIIHLYEQYENFLIQNNFMDFDDLLMLTNKILEDENFAKEQSKIYQYITVDEYQDTNALQYQILKKLCASHENICVVGDDDQSIYGWRGAKIENILNFKEQFNNVKLVKLEQNYRSTNAILQAANELIEHNRKRLGKTLICTKDKGEEIEILQNDDEKIESFKVAKEISKLLNSKVNPSEIAILYRVNALSRALEEAFSKEKIPFKLLSGIRFYERAEIKDIISYLRLLSNLNDDYSFKRIINRPKRNFGNASLEKLENYAKENHLSLFESLCILQGSGFFSKKTDKEIEKFILSIHKIKEKEDLLGIILSLEDEFKIKEFYKDNPESEDKLLNIDELYANLKDKISHGNYDTLDDILNEISLLNEQDSLDQDKVCIMSIHASKGLEFDYVFIIGLEEGFFPLTSESSNIEEERRLAYVAITRAKKKLYLSYANSRFYKGSRARLEKSRFFGESNVMKKELTLDYQSSSYKKGDLIKHKIFGIGRVTSVSKIGAEEKLTINFGGIERMIMSSFVEKVI from the coding sequence ATGAATTTACTTCAAGGGTTAAATGATAGCCAAAAAGAAGCTATCATGCATATTGATGGAGCTATGCTTATATTAGCAGGAGCAGGTAGTGGAAAAACAAAAACTATCACCACTAGACTTGCTTATTTGATTGATCATGTGGGCATTCCTGCGCAAAATACCCTCACACTAACCTTTACAAATAAAGCTGCTAGCGTAATGAAAACAAGAGCTTTAGCTCTTTTAAAAGATCAAAATTTACACAATCCACTTCTATGTACTTTTCATAAATTTGGTTTATTATTTTTAAGGCTTTATAGTGAAAGAATCAAAAGAGCAAATAATTTTGTTATTATCGACACTGATGATAAAAAGAAAATTTTAAAGGATTTAGCAGGTGAAAACATAAAAAACTCATTAGCAAGCATTGGAGCTTATATTTCAAATTTTAAAAATCAAAGCAAAAATGCTGAAGAAATTCGAAAAGAATTAGAATTTTTAAAAGATGAAAAAAGTAAAAACTACGAAGAAATTATTCATCTTTATGAGCAATATGAAAATTTTTTAATACAAAATAATTTTATGGATTTTGATGATTTATTAATGCTTACAAATAAAATTTTAGAAGATGAAAATTTTGCTAAAGAACAAAGCAAAATTTATCAATACATAACAGTAGATGAATATCAAGATACCAATGCTCTGCAATATCAAATTCTAAAAAAACTTTGTGCGTCTCATGAAAATATCTGTGTAGTGGGTGATGATGATCAAAGTATTTATGGCTGGCGTGGTGCTAAAATAGAAAATATCCTAAATTTCAAAGAACAATTTAACAATGTAAAATTAGTCAAACTAGAGCAAAATTATCGCTCAACAAATGCTATTTTACAAGCTGCAAACGAACTTATAGAACATAATAGAAAAAGATTAGGAAAAACACTAATTTGCACAAAGGATAAAGGTGAAGAAATAGAAATTTTACAAAATGATGATGAAAAAATTGAAAGTTTTAAAGTAGCAAAAGAAATTTCAAAACTTTTAAATTCAAAAGTTAATCCAAGTGAAATAGCTATACTTTATAGAGTTAATGCACTATCGCGTGCTTTAGAAGAAGCATTTAGCAAAGAAAAAATTCCTTTTAAACTACTAAGTGGAATTCGCTTTTATGAAAGAGCTGAGATTAAAGATATCATTTCTTATTTAAGATTACTCTCAAATTTAAATGATGATTATTCTTTTAAACGCATTATCAACCGCCCTAAAAGAAATTTTGGCAATGCAAGTTTAGAAAAACTAGAAAATTATGCTAAAGAAAATCATTTATCTTTGTTTGAAAGCTTATGTATTTTACAAGGAAGTGGATTTTTTAGTAAAAAAACAGATAAAGAAATAGAAAAATTTATATTAAGCATACATAAAATCAAAGAAAAAGAAGACTTACTTGGAATAATTTTATCTTTAGAAGATGAATTTAAAATCAAAGAATTTTATAAAGATAATCCAGAATCCGAAGATAAGCTTTTAAACATAGATGAACTATATGCTAATTTAAAAGATAAAATTTCTCATGGAAACTATGATACTTTAGATGATATTTTAAATGAAATATCTTTACTCAATGAACAAGATAGTTTAGATCAAGATAAAGTTTGTATTATGAGTATACATGCTAGCAAAGGACTTGAATTTGACTATGTTTTCATTATAGGTTTGGAAGAAGGATTTTTTCCACTCACTAGCGAATCAAGCAATATAGAAGAAGAAAGAAGACTTGCTTATGTAGCAATCACTAGAGCAAAGAAAAAACTTTATTTAAGCTATGCAAATTCTAGATTTTATAAAGGAAGTCGTGCAAGATTAGAAAAAAGTAGATTCTTTGGTGAAAGTAATGTGATGAAAAAAGAACTTACTTTAGATTATCAAAGTAGTTCTTATAAAAAGGGTGATTTAATTAAACATAAAATTTTTGGAATAGGTAGAGTTACAAGTGTAAGCAAAATAGGTGCTGAAGAAAAACTTACTATTAATTTTGGAGGCATAGAAAGAATGATTATGTCAAGTTTTGTGGAAAAAGTTATATGA
- the truB gene encoding tRNA pseudouridine(55) synthase TruB (catalyzes isomerization of specific uridines in RNA to pseudouridine; responsible for residues in T loops of many tRNAs) has product MNKIFVAYKPSDISSNAFLNKIKKRYKIKKAGFSGTLDPFAKGALLIAFNQYTKLFRFFNKNPKIYRATLWFGVHSLSLDNQNIKEITLVNSFKKEILEKVKNELLGKITYIPPAYCAKKINGIRSYELAKKGYEVNLKPCIMEIFNTKILHYNHPFLTIEIAVSEGSYIRSYCELFARKLGVNATLSSLERLSEGEFIYENEKELNPLAYLNLRKNTIKYPQKLHNGQKIFLDDLEIQDEGSYILEEKDFFSIIFIQDKQVQYYLNKVIKC; this is encoded by the coding sequence ATGAATAAAATTTTTGTTGCTTACAAACCAAGTGATATAAGTTCAAACGCTTTTTTAAATAAAATCAAAAAAAGATACAAAATTAAAAAAGCTGGTTTTTCAGGAACGCTTGATCCTTTTGCAAAAGGAGCATTGCTTATAGCCTTTAACCAATACACAAAACTTTTTCGTTTTTTTAATAAAAATCCAAAAATATACAGAGCAACACTTTGGTTTGGAGTGCATTCTTTAAGTCTTGATAATCAAAACATTAAAGAAATCACTCTTGTAAATTCTTTTAAAAAAGAAATTTTAGAAAAAGTTAAAAATGAACTTTTGGGTAAAATCACTTATATCCCACCTGCATATTGTGCAAAAAAAATAAACGGAATAAGATCTTATGAGCTTGCTAAAAAAGGATATGAGGTAAATTTAAAACCATGTATTATGGAAATTTTTAATACAAAAATTTTACATTATAACCATCCGTTTTTAACCATAGAAATTGCCGTAAGTGAAGGTTCTTATATACGCTCATATTGTGAATTATTTGCTAGAAAACTCGGTGTTAATGCTACATTAAGCTCATTAGAGCGACTAAGTGAAGGAGAATTTATTTATGAAAACGAAAAAGAATTAAACCCTTTAGCTTATTTAAATCTTAGAAAAAATACGATAAAATACCCTCAAAAATTACATAATGGACAAAAAATTTTTTTGGACGATTTAGAAATTCAAGATGAAGGTAGTTATATTTTAGAAGAAAAAGATTTTTTTTCTATTATTTTTATTCAAGATAAACAAGTGCAATATTACTTAAATAAGGTTATAAAATGTTAA
- the csrA gene encoding carbon storage regulator CsrA, producing MLILSRKENESIKIGDNIEIKVVQTGKGYAKIGIEAPKTLMILRKELIEQVKSENLHAISDERIKLDDLSKKLKK from the coding sequence ATGTTAATTTTGTCAAGAAAAGAAAATGAGAGTATAAAAATTGGAGATAACATAGAAATAAAAGTAGTTCAAACAGGCAAAGGTTATGCAAAAATAGGCATTGAAGCACCAAAAACACTAATGATTTTACGCAAAGAACTTATCGAACAAGTAAAAAGTGAAAATTTACATGCAATAAGTGATGAAAGAATCAAGCTTGATGATTTAAGTAAAAAGCTAAAAAAATGA